The Candidatus Eisenbacteria bacterium genome has a segment encoding these proteins:
- a CDS encoding type II toxin-antitoxin system RelE/ParE family toxin: MIRSFRNRGTEAVFDGAETRLARGTCPRELWAAARRKLDQLNRAQVLADLAVPPGNRLERLRGARAGQHSIRINGHYRLCFRWEAGGVYEVEITDYHG; encoded by the coding sequence GTGATACGTTCGTTTCGGAACCGCGGGACGGAGGCAGTGTTCGACGGTGCGGAGACGCGGCTGGCCCGGGGGACCTGTCCTCGGGAGCTGTGGGCAGCAGCCCGCCGGAAGTTGGATCAACTGAATCGGGCGCAGGTGCTGGCGGATCTTGCGGTGCCCCCAGGCAATCGACTGGAGCGCTTGCGGGGGGCTCGGGCGGGCCAGCACAGCATTCGGATTAACGGACATTATCGGCTGTGTTTTCGATGGGAGGCTGGAGGTGTCTACGAAGTTGAGATCACGGACTACCACGGGTAG
- a CDS encoding HigA family addiction module antidote protein yields the protein MEVSTKLRSRTTTGRGRRRGVSGGTDSRRLPLHRPPTHPGEMLLEEFLKPLGFTQSELAARLGVSFPRLNEIVRGRRGVTPDTALRFERVLGMSADFWLGLQLDWDLWHAKRGKTAAEIARLAPVRRTG from the coding sequence CTGGAGGTGTCTACGAAGTTGAGATCACGGACTACCACGGGTAGAGGGAGGCGGCGTGGGGTTTCGGGGGGGACGGATAGTCGGCGGCTGCCGCTTCACCGGCCGCCGACCCATCCGGGCGAGATGCTTTTGGAGGAGTTCCTGAAGCCTCTGGGGTTCACGCAATCGGAGCTTGCAGCCCGTCTGGGAGTTTCCTTTCCGCGTCTGAATGAAATCGTTCGTGGCCGGCGTGGCGTGACACCGGACACGGCCTTGCGGTTCGAGCGCGTCCTGGGGATGTCGGCCGACTTCTGGCTTGGGCTTCAGTTGGACTGGGACCTTTGGCACGCCAAACGGGGAAAGACGGCGGCTGAAATCGCGCGTCTTGCACCGGTTCGTCGAACAGGCTAG
- a CDS encoding thioredoxin family protein: MKKKAVFYHAGCPVCVSAEQSVLAALDRNRFDVEVVHLGTAKGRVSEAEKLGIKSVPALALDGQVFHINFGADLSALK; this comes from the coding sequence ATGAAGAAGAAAGCCGTTTTCTACCACGCCGGATGCCCCGTGTGCGTCAGCGCCGAGCAGTCGGTGCTCGCTGCACTGGACAGGAACCGTTTCGATGTCGAGGTCGTGCACCTCGGGACGGCGAAGGGCCGCGTCTCGGAGGCGGAGAAGCTCGGCATCAAGTCCGTCCCCGCGCTCGCCCTGGATGGCCAAGTCTTTCATATCAACTTCGGCGCCGACCTGTCCGCCCTCAAGTGA
- a CDS encoding type II toxin-antitoxin system Phd/YefM family antitoxin — translation MRSGVRVQKKVALAEVKDDLSRYLRMAEREEIVITRHGRPAGVLIGFASEDDWLEYRLENHPELIARIAEARRAIQEGRGTRLEDFSDSE, via the coding sequence TTGCGGAGTGGGGTGAGGGTTCAGAAGAAGGTGGCTCTGGCGGAAGTCAAGGATGACCTTTCGCGTTATCTGCGCATGGCGGAGCGCGAGGAGATCGTGATCACACGTCACGGTCGGCCGGCGGGTGTCCTCATCGGTTTTGCGTCTGAGGACGACTGGTTGGAGTACCGCCTGGAGAACCACCCGGAGCTTATTGCCCGGATTGCGGAGGCGCGTCGAGCGATTCAAGAAGGGCGAGGGACTCGTCTGGAGGATTTCTCCGACTCCGAATGA
- a CDS encoding helix-turn-helix transcriptional regulator, producing MVHDDPSVHSIHASNNAKPIPVAAMVESIVGCKWSVGLLGLLAGRCSRPSAILRASPGLSAKVMNERLRKMLRFGIVSRTVFGDKPPIEVEYVLTPFGRRFLGIIEEVRRLQEAVDRGAISESPAIRKETAPRGRLTSR from the coding sequence ATGGTCCACGACGATCCGTCAGTTCATTCGATCCACGCGTCCAACAATGCCAAGCCCATTCCCGTCGCCGCGATGGTCGAGAGCATTGTCGGATGCAAGTGGTCTGTCGGACTGCTCGGCCTTCTCGCCGGCCGATGCAGTCGGCCCAGCGCCATCCTCCGGGCCTCCCCCGGTCTGTCCGCAAAGGTCATGAACGAGCGCCTGCGCAAGATGCTTCGCTTCGGCATCGTGAGTCGCACCGTGTTCGGCGACAAGCCGCCCATCGAAGTCGAGTACGTGCTCACGCCCTTCGGCCGTCGCTTCCTAGGGATCATCGAAGAAGTCCGCCGGCTTCAGGAGGCTGTTGACCGTGGGGCCATCTCGGAGAGTCCGGCGATACGGAAGGAGACGGCACCGCGCGGCCGCCTAACCAGCCGATGA